From Coffea arabica cultivar ET-39 chromosome 2e, Coffea Arabica ET-39 HiFi, whole genome shotgun sequence, the proteins below share one genomic window:
- the LOC113732747 gene encoding uncharacterized protein isoform X2, giving the protein MLKQVCHRLSIHGADKIRPLLCLQRAHFHSGQISFAPRSFFGVEDFLDDDNSRPYTYQKEKKTKNPNKHISFKQRTIAYLEPFTLDVLISKRFVSASITHRVTSKQVAVAGTNSKDIKAVLKSRSDIPACLAIGRILAERAREADVYTASYTPRDRDKFEGKIRAVVQSLIDNGIDVKVYLD; this is encoded by the exons ATGCTGAAGCAAGTGTGTCATAGACTGAGTATACATGGGGCTGACAAAATCAGGCCTTTATTATGTTTACAAAGAGCTCATTTCCACAGTGGGCAG ATATCTTTTGCACCGCGAAGCTTTTTTGGAGTAGAAGATTTTCTCGATGATGACAATAGCCGGCCCTACACATATCAAAAGGAGAAGAAGACTAAAAATCCGAATAAGCACATTTCATTCAAGCAACGAACTATTGCATACTTGGAACCATTTACACTCGATGTTCTCATCTCAAAACGCTTTGTTTCAGCTTCAATTACACATAGAGTAACAAGCAAGCAGGTTGCTGTTGCTGGTACAAATTCGAAAGACATCAAAGCTGTCCTCAAATCAAGATCTGATATACCCGCATGTTTAGCCATAGGCCGCATCTTGGCTGAGAGGGCGAGAGAAGCTGATGTCTATACAGCCTCTTACACTCCCAGAGACAGGGACAAGTTTGAAGGCAAAATTAGAGCAGTAGTTCAGTCACTCATAGATAATGGTATTGATGTTAAAGTATATCTGGATTAA
- the LOC113729625 gene encoding protein HEAT INTOLERANT 4-like, with amino-acid sequence MTRNMEDLWRQVFSVGTEWEAMDEIYGSNWDFSNLENAFEEGGELLGQNVYLFGCTETQGIADASLVPVVVAVVSRFAPSDKIAIVSVQRANEQIWPMKRLKMDWYPYIPLGRRDAKVEDLKSCRVFILRCKQRKVGLKQLGIDRAKEYDYCLPHFYNPFKKDEDDQQESEVQILFSRESEPPLICSFDWELDVLDEVADELIEQEALAADEKDAFKDFVKEKVREAKKAQREAREAKEKMLQEMGDETRAAFDSIRFYKFYPVSLPGSPEIAKSSFINRAYDSEVFLLFSKFGR; translated from the exons ATGACGAGGAATATGGAAGATTTATGGCGTCAGGTGTTTTCCGTTGGAACTGAATGGGAAGCGATGGATGAGATTTATGGGTCCAACTGGGATTTCTCCAACTTGGAGAATGCTTTCGAGGAAGGTGGAGAATTGCTTGGCCAAAACGTTTATCTCTTTGGCTGCACGGAAACACAGGGCATAGCTGATGCTTCCCTTGTGCCCGTGGTTGTTGCTGTGGTTTCACGATTTGCTCCCTCTGATAAAATTGCAATAGTATCAGTTCAACGAGCAAATGAACAGATTTGGCCTATGAAGCGGCTGAAGATGGATTGGTATCCCTATATTCCATTGGGAAGAAGGGATGCTAAGGTGGAAGATCTCAAAAGCTGTAGGGTATTTATACTGAGGTGCAAGCAAAGAAAGGTTGGATTGAAGCAGTTGGGAATCGACAGGGCGAAGGAGTATGACTATTGCTTGCCTCATTTTTACAACCCCTTTAAGAAAGATGAGGATGATCAGCAAGAAAGTGAAGTACAAATATTGTTTTCTAGAGAATCTGAGCCTCCACTGATATGTTCGTTTGATTGGGAGCTGGATGTCCTGGACGAGGTAGCGGACGAGTTGATAGAACAAGAAGCTTTAGCTGCTGATGAGAAGGATGCATTTAAGGATTTTGTGAAGGAGAAGGTTAGAGAAGCCAAGAAAGCCCAGCGTGAAGCAAGGGAAGCTAAGGAGAAAATGTTGCAGGAGATGGGCGATGAAACAAGAGCTGCATTTGATAGTATCAGGTTTTACAAGTTTTATCCTGTGTCGCTTCCTGGTTCCCCTGAAATAGCCAAGTCTTCATTCATAAACAG GGCTTATGATTCCGAAGTCTTCTTGTTGTTTTCTAAATTTGGAAGATAA
- the LOC113732747 gene encoding uncharacterized protein isoform X1, translated as MAYDIMLKQVCHRLSIHGADKIRPLLCLQRAHFHSGQISFAPRSFFGVEDFLDDDNSRPYTYQKEKKTKNPNKHISFKQRTIAYLEPFTLDVLISKRFVSASITHRVTSKQVAVAGTNSKDIKAVLKSRSDIPACLAIGRILAERAREADVYTASYTPRDRDKFEGKIRAVVQSLIDNGIDVKVYLD; from the exons A TGGCTTATGATATAATGCTGAAGCAAGTGTGTCATAGACTGAGTATACATGGGGCTGACAAAATCAGGCCTTTATTATGTTTACAAAGAGCTCATTTCCACAGTGGGCAG ATATCTTTTGCACCGCGAAGCTTTTTTGGAGTAGAAGATTTTCTCGATGATGACAATAGCCGGCCCTACACATATCAAAAGGAGAAGAAGACTAAAAATCCGAATAAGCACATTTCATTCAAGCAACGAACTATTGCATACTTGGAACCATTTACACTCGATGTTCTCATCTCAAAACGCTTTGTTTCAGCTTCAATTACACATAGAGTAACAAGCAAGCAGGTTGCTGTTGCTGGTACAAATTCGAAAGACATCAAAGCTGTCCTCAAATCAAGATCTGATATACCCGCATGTTTAGCCATAGGCCGCATCTTGGCTGAGAGGGCGAGAGAAGCTGATGTCTATACAGCCTCTTACACTCCCAGAGACAGGGACAAGTTTGAAGGCAAAATTAGAGCAGTAGTTCAGTCACTCATAGATAATGGTATTGATGTTAAAGTATATCTGGATTAA